A section of the Clostridium omnivorum genome encodes:
- a CDS encoding ABC transporter permease translates to MENMKALKKIKIFIQGFVIFNILWYLLAITINMRVLPKPTDIYLNMGNIFSEKIYIHVLVSLYRVAAGLSISLIIGIFIGLIMAYSNTWNKILNPLVYFTYPIPKTALLPVVMLLFGLGDTSKIIVIVLILVFQIIVAVRDSVMNISSETYNPLRSLGASKLQIFAHITLPSILPELLTSLRLSIGTALSILFFTEGYGTQYGIGYYILDAWSRIDYIEMYAGIVILSLLGFTLFILIDILEELVCSWKS, encoded by the coding sequence ATGGAAAATATGAAGGCATTAAAGAAAATCAAGATATTTATTCAGGGCTTTGTAATATTCAATATTTTATGGTACCTATTGGCAATAACAATTAACATGCGTGTACTACCAAAGCCAACAGACATATATTTAAATATGGGAAATATATTTAGTGAGAAAATTTACATCCATGTGTTAGTTAGCCTATACAGAGTAGCAGCTGGACTTAGTATATCTCTAATTATAGGAATATTTATTGGCCTTATTATGGCCTATTCTAACACTTGGAATAAAATTTTAAATCCGCTGGTTTATTTTACTTATCCTATTCCAAAGACGGCACTGCTGCCAGTGGTAATGCTGTTATTTGGACTAGGAGATACATCAAAAATTATAGTTATTGTGTTAATACTTGTGTTTCAAATTATAGTGGCTGTAAGAGATTCGGTAATGAACATTTCATCAGAAACCTACAATCCTTTAAGAAGTCTGGGTGCTTCAAAGCTTCAGATATTCGCACATATAACATTACCTTCTATTTTACCAGAATTACTTACTAGCTTAAGACTATCAATAGGAACTGCTCTTTCTATACTATTTTTCACTGAAGGATACGGAACTCAGTATGGTATAGGCTATTATATACTAGATGCTTGGAGCAGAATTGACTATATTGAAATGTATGCAGGAATAGTGATATTAAGCCTTCTAGGCTTTACTTTATTTATTTTGATTGATATTCTTGAGGAACTAGTATGTAGCTGGAAGTCTTGA
- a CDS encoding ABC transporter ATP-binding protein: MLDINNLTVSYKSDKKLVNALGPISMKIATGDIYAVIGPSGCGKSTLLNVLSGIIKDYGGDVKLNNEDLNPKTHNIGLIPQNFGLLPWKNVQKNCTLSLKIKGKVIDSSTSERIDYIQKKLDIYSLKDRFPNELSGGQKQRVAIARAFIMNSDLLLMDEPFSALDAITREEAQELFMNMWNQYKTTTLFVTHSIEEAIYIGKKIAIMSHCPGNIIKIIDNPLFNTENLRENEEYLKLSSLLRTIIKKGWKI; this comes from the coding sequence ATGCTGGATATAAATAATCTTACAGTAAGTTATAAATCTGATAAGAAGTTGGTAAATGCCCTTGGACCTATAAGTATGAAAATTGCCACTGGGGATATATATGCAGTTATAGGTCCCTCTGGATGCGGCAAATCTACTTTACTTAATGTACTAAGCGGCATAATAAAAGATTACGGCGGTGATGTAAAGCTTAATAATGAAGACTTAAACCCCAAAACGCACAATATCGGATTAATACCTCAAAACTTTGGATTGCTTCCGTGGAAAAATGTTCAAAAAAACTGTACACTCTCACTTAAAATAAAAGGAAAAGTTATAGATAGTTCAACTAGTGAAAGAATTGATTATATTCAAAAAAAATTAGATATTTATTCATTAAAGGATAGATTTCCTAATGAGTTAAGCGGCGGACAAAAGCAAAGAGTCGCTATAGCCAGAGCCTTTATAATGAATTCTGATTTACTTTTAATGGACGAGCCTTTTTCTGCTTTAGATGCTATTACAAGAGAAGAAGCTCAAGAGCTTTTTATGAATATGTGGAATCAATATAAAACTACTACATTATTTGTTACTCATAGCATTGAAGAAGCTATATATATAGGAAAAAAAATTGCTATAATGTCACACTGTCCTGGAAACATAATTAAAATAATTGATAACCCTTTGTTCAACACTGAAAATTTAAGAGAAAATGAAGAATACTTGAAATTATCTTCACTGCTTAGAACTATTATAAAAAAGGGATGGAAAATATGA
- a CDS encoding ABC transporter substrate-binding protein — MIKLKKILSIVTTCTLILTLSACSPVKETASTTAAKQKLNFGAISSVDAIPIVIANEKGFFKKQGIDVNFQPFKNSKDRDAAFQTGNLDGVICDEIAISLYQNADFDVKITGITDGDFMLIANSKSGIKSVNDIKGKSVAISEKTSIEYSLDKILEKNSLNPKDVKKSIVPAIPTRLEMLRNNNVDAALLPEPFASLAIKDGGVLLGSAGNLNIYSSVTAFTQKAIDSKSTEIKAFYKAYNEAVDYINNTPISEYEDIIIKTVGYPADMKGKLNLPKFRKNALPQETDVKSVVDWTTKNGLIKKTLNTNTLMNDIGIK; from the coding sequence ATGATTAAACTTAAAAAAATATTATCTATTGTAACTACTTGTACACTAATTCTAACATTATCTGCATGCTCACCTGTGAAAGAAACGGCTTCTACCACCGCAGCAAAACAAAAATTGAATTTTGGAGCAATATCTTCTGTAGATGCAATACCAATTGTAATTGCAAACGAGAAAGGATTCTTTAAAAAACAAGGTATAGATGTTAATTTTCAACCATTTAAAAATTCAAAAGATAGAGACGCAGCTTTTCAAACTGGAAATCTAGATGGAGTTATTTGTGATGAAATAGCTATTTCTCTTTATCAAAATGCGGATTTTGATGTAAAAATAACTGGAATCACTGATGGGGATTTTATGCTTATAGCAAATTCAAAATCAGGAATAAAATCAGTAAATGATATTAAGGGTAAGAGTGTAGCAATTTCAGAAAAGACTTCTATTGAATACTCTCTTGATAAAATATTAGAGAAAAATTCTCTTAATCCTAAAGATGTAAAAAAATCTATAGTTCCTGCTATACCTACTAGACTTGAAATGTTAAGAAATAATAATGTAGATGCAGCACTGCTTCCTGAACCCTTTGCATCCCTTGCTATAAAGGATGGAGGAGTACTTCTAGGAAGTGCAGGCAATCTTAATATATATTCTTCAGTAACAGCTTTTACTCAAAAAGCAATAGATTCAAAGAGCACTGAAATAAAAGCATTTTATAAAGCCTACAATGAAGCTGTAGATTACATAAACAATACACCAATCTCAGAATATGAGGATATCATTATAAAAACCGTTGGTTATCCTGCTGATATGAAGGGCAAACTTAATTTACCCAAGTTTAGAAAAAATGCTCTTCCACAAGAAACTGACGTTAAGTCTGTTGTAGATTGGACAACAAAAAATGGACTCATTAAAAAGACTCTTAACACTAATACTTTAATGAATGATATAGGAATTAAGTAA
- a CDS encoding UbiX family flavin prenyltransferase yields MKKIIIGITGASGSIYAIRLIQELLKKDIFVHIVCTDNGKKVMKFETNVNIDEWVRILKETYNHVKLEDINDLFSGVASGSYKFDAMVVVPCSMGTLAEISNGLAKNLLCRAADVALKENRKLILVPRETPLNAIHLENMLKLSKLGVSILPAMPGFYHKPESMEDLINFVVGKILDSLSIENILFKKWEDQND; encoded by the coding sequence ATGAAAAAAATAATTATTGGAATTACTGGAGCCAGCGGAAGTATTTATGCAATAAGATTAATTCAAGAACTTTTAAAAAAAGATATTTTCGTACATATTGTATGTACTGACAACGGTAAAAAAGTAATGAAATTTGAAACTAATGTAAACATTGATGAGTGGGTAAGAATTTTAAAAGAAACTTATAATCATGTCAAGCTCGAAGATATAAATGATCTATTTTCGGGAGTTGCCAGTGGTTCCTATAAATTTGATGCTATGGTTGTAGTTCCTTGCTCTATGGGAACTCTAGCTGAAATAAGTAATGGCTTAGCAAAAAATTTATTATGTAGAGCGGCTGATGTTGCCTTAAAAGAAAATAGGAAACTAATCCTCGTTCCTAGAGAAACACCTCTGAATGCAATTCATCTTGAAAATATGCTAAAGCTTTCAAAGCTTGGTGTAAGTATACTTCCTGCTATGCCTGGATTTTATCATAAACCAGAAAGTATGGAAGATTTAATTAACTTTGTAGTAGGAAAGATATTAGATTCTCTTTCTATAGAAAACATATTATTTAAAAAATGGGAGGACCAAAATGATTAA
- a CDS encoding UbiA-like polyprenyltransferase produces MILNKAIEKLHDYGVLVMFSHTIFSLSFALISMLLASNGLPSPYTIFWILIAFLGARTGANAINRVIDAEIDAKNPRTASRQLPQGLLKKKEVLAFVIICFLIMVVAAAMLNPLCLILSPIALFLMVIYSYTKRFTWACHLVLGITSAAAPVGAWLAVTGKITWLPLFIGAANTLWVAGFDIIYGAQDYDFDTANGIHSIPARFGVRNALYISTLFHGITLILLIIVGILSSQLGIIYYIGLSIISILFVAEHKMVSPHNLTNVKIASYGINQIISIVFLVCGVIDALI; encoded by the coding sequence ATGATATTGAATAAAGCAATAGAAAAGCTTCATGATTATGGAGTATTAGTTATGTTTTCGCATACTATTTTCTCCTTATCCTTTGCACTTATTTCAATGCTTCTTGCCAGTAATGGACTTCCTTCTCCTTATACGATATTTTGGATATTAATTGCCTTTTTGGGGGCAAGAACTGGAGCAAATGCCATCAATAGAGTTATCGATGCTGAAATAGATGCTAAAAATCCGCGAACTGCTTCAAGGCAGCTACCTCAAGGTTTGCTAAAAAAGAAAGAAGTATTAGCATTTGTAATAATATGCTTTTTAATAATGGTTGTTGCTGCAGCAATGCTGAATCCATTATGCTTAATTTTATCACCTATAGCATTATTCTTAATGGTTATTTATTCCTATACCAAAAGATTTACCTGGGCCTGCCATCTGGTTTTAGGTATAACTTCAGCTGCAGCTCCAGTAGGAGCTTGGCTAGCAGTTACTGGGAAGATAACTTGGCTGCCTCTTTTTATTGGGGCTGCTAACACCCTTTGGGTTGCAGGCTTCGATATAATATACGGCGCACAGGATTATGACTTTGATACAGCTAATGGAATACACTCAATACCAGCAAGATTCGGAGTGAGAAATGCCCTGTATATTTCTACTCTATTTCATGGCATAACTCTAATATTATTAATTATAGTAGGAATTTTAAGCAGCCAGTTAGGAATTATCTATTACATTGGACTTTCAATCATATCCATTTTATTCGTTGCTGAACATAAGATGGTTTCGCCACATAATTTAACCAATGTAAAAATAGCCTCCTATGGTATTAATCAAATTATTAGTATAGTATTTTTAGTATGTGGAGTTATTGATGCACTAATATAA
- a CDS encoding menaquinone biosynthesis decarboxylase → MAYKDLQDFIKHLDEKGLLKRVHTEVDSELEITEITDRVSKQYGPALLFENVKNSPYPVLINAMGTYERMSMSLGVENLDDIGNDIEEFIDMSNYLGLMKKIKSLPRLTRMATIFPIKLPTKGACQEIIEDNPDLSKLPILKCWPGDGGRFITLPLVITKDPESGIQNMGMYRLQVYDKNSTGMHWHLHKDGREIYEKYKTLGGKMPVSVALGCDPAITYSATAPLPKNIDEMMFAGFLRKAPVKLVKSITNDIYVPADAEFIIEGYVDVNEDLRLEGPFGDHTGYYSLADYYPVFHVTCITHKKNPVYPATVVGKPPMEDCYMGKATERIFLPLLKMQYPEIVDFNFPLEGVFHNCVIVSIKKRYPGHAKKIMNSLWGIGQMMYTKMIIVVDENIDPKDISTVAWKVFNNIDAKKDIVISEGPLDALDHASDLPHYGYRMGIDATKKWISEGHTREWPDDIEMTEDIKDLVSRRWAEYDIE, encoded by the coding sequence ATGGCTTATAAAGATTTACAAGATTTCATTAAGCATTTAGACGAAAAAGGCCTACTCAAGAGGGTGCACACAGAAGTAGATTCTGAATTAGAAATTACTGAAATAACTGATAGAGTCTCAAAGCAATATGGCCCCGCCCTTTTATTTGAAAATGTAAAAAATTCCCCATACCCAGTACTTATAAACGCTATGGGGACTTATGAGAGAATGAGCATGTCCTTAGGTGTTGAAAACCTAGATGACATTGGTAATGACATAGAAGAATTTATAGATATGTCAAATTATCTTGGGCTGATGAAGAAAATTAAATCTCTTCCAAGACTTACAAGAATGGCAACTATATTCCCCATAAAGTTACCAACTAAAGGTGCTTGCCAAGAGATCATTGAGGATAATCCTGATTTATCAAAGCTTCCCATATTGAAGTGCTGGCCTGGAGATGGTGGACGCTTTATAACACTACCTCTTGTTATAACTAAAGACCCTGAAAGTGGAATTCAGAACATGGGTATGTATAGACTTCAAGTATATGATAAAAATTCAACCGGCATGCATTGGCATTTACATAAAGATGGTCGAGAGATTTATGAAAAATATAAAACCTTAGGCGGTAAGATGCCTGTATCAGTAGCTCTTGGCTGTGATCCTGCAATTACATATTCTGCTACCGCTCCACTGCCAAAAAATATCGATGAAATGATGTTCGCAGGATTTTTAAGAAAGGCTCCAGTGAAGCTTGTTAAGTCTATAACTAATGACATATACGTACCTGCCGATGCGGAATTTATTATAGAAGGCTATGTAGATGTTAATGAAGATTTAAGGCTTGAAGGTCCATTTGGAGACCACACTGGATATTATTCTCTTGCAGATTATTATCCAGTATTTCATGTAACCTGTATTACTCATAAAAAGAATCCTGTGTACCCAGCCACTGTAGTAGGTAAGCCACCTATGGAGGACTGTTATATGGGTAAGGCCACAGAAAGAATTTTCTTACCATTACTTAAAATGCAATATCCAGAAATAGTTGATTTTAATTTTCCACTTGAAGGAGTTTTTCATAACTGCGTTATTGTTTCTATAAAAAAGCGTTATCCTGGACATGCCAAGAAAATAATGAACTCCCTATGGGGAATCGGACAGATGATGTATACAAAAATGATAATTGTTGTTGATGAAAATATAGATCCTAAAGATATATCTACTGTAGCATGGAAGGTCTTTAATAATATAGATGCTAAAAAAGATATAGTTATTTCTGAAGGACCTTTAGACGCTCTTGATCATGCATCTGACCTTCCACATTACGGATATAGAATGGGTATAGATGCTACTAAAAAGTGGATTAGTGAGGGTCATACAAGAGAATGGCCTGATGATATTGAAATGACAGAGGATATTAAAGATCTTGTTTCAAGGAGATGGGCTGAATATGATATTGAATAA
- a CDS encoding membrane lipoprotein lipid attachment site-containing protein gives MKKIIFIFLSLIFMSGCSAKDLTDASTVNVIADSQQEAVSFERGIVYSNTTYGFTFELPESWKGYSIVTDRWEGRAITDSGQAVVETGPQLSIRHPLWSSKQKRQDIPIMIFTSKQWKELQDEKFTVSAAPIGPRLLGRNDKYFFALPPRYNFTFLKGYEEVGDILNSNPLNTLKS, from the coding sequence ATGAAAAAAATTATATTTATTTTTCTTTCCTTAATATTTATGAGCGGATGTAGTGCTAAAGATTTAACGGATGCTTCCACCGTAAACGTTATAGCGGACTCGCAGCAGGAGGCTGTGTCCTTTGAAAGGGGGATTGTCTATAGCAATACCACCTATGGTTTTACATTTGAGCTTCCGGAGAGCTGGAAAGGTTATTCAATAGTAACTGATAGGTGGGAGGGGAGAGCAATAACAGATAGCGGTCAGGCTGTGGTAGAGACAGGGCCTCAACTTTCCATAAGGCATCCACTATGGTCTTCTAAGCAGAAGAGACAAGATATACCTATTATGATATTTACCAGCAAACAATGGAAGGAACTTCAGGATGAAAAGTTTACTGTTTCGGCTGCACCAATAGGCCCAAGATTATTAGGCAGAAATGATAAATACTTTTTTGCACTTCCACCACGGTATAATTTTACCTTTCTAAAAGGCTATGAAGAGGTGGGAGATATATTAAATAGCAATCCACTTAACACTTTGAAAAGCTAA
- a CDS encoding ABC transporter permease produces MEAFLYGILLQWKLDLRNKGILLTYYVVPLIFFGFMGGIFTSITPDTKSTLIQSMSIFGVTMGAILGSPIPISETYGSELKKSYQVGRIPLSIPIINNFISAFVHLFIMSTIIYFVAPAAFHAAVPKNSAMYFIMLAIFIVTSLSIGAILGLTIKATSKLTMVSQFIFLPSLMLSGIMFPTKILPKQLAAFGKIFPATWGFEMMKEANMNFNLLLPLLVIIIICGCASALRIKKLRID; encoded by the coding sequence ATGGAAGCATTTCTATATGGTATATTGCTTCAATGGAAGCTTGATTTAAGAAATAAAGGTATTCTGCTCACTTACTACGTGGTGCCGCTTATATTCTTCGGTTTTATGGGTGGAATATTTACATCAATAACACCTGACACCAAGAGTACACTAATACAATCTATGTCTATTTTTGGTGTTACAATGGGGGCAATTTTAGGATCGCCAATTCCTATATCAGAGACTTACGGAAGTGAACTAAAAAAGTCATATCAAGTTGGCCGCATTCCTTTGAGCATCCCAATTATAAACAATTTTATTTCTGCTTTTGTACATCTCTTTATAATGAGTACTATAATATATTTTGTTGCACCTGCTGCCTTTCATGCAGCTGTTCCCAAAAACTCAGCTATGTATTTTATCATGTTAGCTATTTTTATTGTTACCAGTTTAAGCATTGGAGCCATTTTGGGGCTTACAATTAAAGCTACATCAAAACTTACAATGGTGTCACAGTTCATATTTCTACCGTCGCTTATGCTTTCTGGCATAATGTTTCCTACTAAAATTCTGCCAAAGCAACTTGCAGCTTTTGGTAAAATATTCCCAGCAACATGGGGCTTTGAAATGATGAAAGAAGCTAACATGAATTTTAATCTTCTACTGCCTCTTTTGGTTATTATCATCATTTGTGGCTGTGCAAGTGCTTTGCGCATTAAGAAGCTTAGGATTGATTGA
- a CDS encoding ABC transporter ATP-binding protein: MTLAIKIENLIKSYGQNTAIKGISFDVKKGEVFALLGTNGAGKTTTLECIEGIRKYDGGEISINGDFGVQLQSSSLPANIKVIEAFTLFSKWNKSTIDLSLFESLGLSEIKNKQYCQLSTGQKRRLHLALGLIGDPDIIFLDEPTAGLDVEGRAALHEQIRRFKNNGKTIVLSSHDMAEIESLCDRLAILKDGKIAFIGTVEELTKQIQPLIKLQIKTCNPLIKADFFHSTYVETENNYYTYVTTNVSDGLMEILDFLKGSSNPVIDIIILHQSLEESFLGIAKGVK; encoded by the coding sequence ATGACATTAGCTATAAAGATTGAAAATTTAATTAAAAGCTATGGACAGAATACAGCTATTAAAGGAATATCTTTTGATGTAAAAAAAGGTGAAGTTTTTGCACTTTTAGGTACAAATGGTGCGGGTAAAACCACTACATTGGAATGTATCGAGGGTATTAGGAAATATGATGGAGGTGAAATTTCAATTAATGGAGATTTTGGTGTACAACTTCAGTCATCTTCCCTGCCTGCTAATATAAAAGTAATTGAAGCATTTACGCTATTTTCTAAATGGAATAAGTCAACTATAGACCTATCCCTTTTTGAAAGTCTTGGATTATCGGAAATAAAAAACAAGCAGTATTGTCAATTGTCTACAGGTCAAAAAAGACGGTTGCATCTTGCGCTTGGACTAATAGGTGACCCTGATATTATCTTTCTTGATGAACCCACCGCTGGGCTTGACGTAGAGGGTCGTGCAGCACTCCATGAGCAAATCAGAAGATTTAAAAACAACGGCAAAACAATCGTTCTATCAAGTCATGATATGGCTGAAATAGAAAGCTTATGCGACAGGTTAGCTATATTAAAGGACGGTAAAATAGCTTTTATCGGCACTGTAGAAGAGCTTACTAAACAGATACAACCACTTATCAAACTGCAAATCAAAACCTGTAATCCCTTGATAAAGGCTGATTTTTTCCATTCCACATATGTTGAAACTGAAAATAATTATTACACCTATGTAACTACTAATGTCAGTGATGGTTTAATGGAAATATTAGACTTCCTTAAAGGTTCATCCAATCCTGTAATTGATATCATTATTTTACATCAATCTTTAGAAGAAAGCTTTTTGGGTATTGCAAAGGGGGTTAAATAA
- a CDS encoding MerR family transcriptional regulator — protein sequence MKNKDLLTVGELAKLMNVSVRTLQYYDKEGLLTPSFKSEGGRRLYTKKDMVKLHQILSFKYLGFSLEDIKHKLISLDNPDDVVKTLNSQEQALKSQIEKLKEAVAAVQSLRDEVSLIHEVDFNKYADIVTLIRQKNEGYWVVKFFDDTLMTHIKQRFSEQPNLGVALFEKWKSMSDDIVMFNEQKITPESNKGQELAKQWWSFIMDFTGGDMSILPELMKFNKTQQEWSEEMQKKQQIVDEFIGKALNIYWKTNNIQNPFREEKYNDISYKD from the coding sequence ATGAAAAACAAAGATTTATTAACAGTAGGCGAGCTAGCAAAGCTAATGAACGTATCCGTACGTACCCTGCAATATTATGACAAAGAAGGCTTACTTACACCATCTTTCAAAAGCGAGGGAGGAAGGCGTCTTTATACGAAAAAAGATATGGTAAAGCTTCATCAAATATTATCTTTTAAATATTTAGGCTTTTCTTTGGAAGATATCAAGCATAAGCTAATTTCTCTAGATAACCCTGATGATGTTGTAAAAACACTGAATTCTCAGGAACAGGCATTGAAATCTCAAATTGAAAAATTAAAAGAAGCTGTAGCTGCAGTGCAATCCTTGAGAGACGAGGTATCACTTATTCATGAAGTAGATTTTAATAAATATGCTGATATTGTTACACTAATTAGACAAAAAAACGAAGGCTATTGGGTTGTGAAATTTTTTGATGACACTCTTATGACTCATATTAAACAAAGGTTCTCAGAGCAGCCTAACTTAGGTGTTGCACTTTTTGAAAAATGGAAAAGCATGAGTGATGATATAGTAATGTTTAATGAACAAAAGATAACTCCCGAAAGTAACAAAGGACAAGAACTTGCAAAACAATGGTGGTCGTTCATAATGGATTTCACAGGTGGGGATATGAGTATACTTCCAGAGCTTATGAAGTTTAATAAAACTCAACAGGAATGGAGTGAGGAAATGCAGAAAAAGCAACAAATAGTAGATGAGTTTATTGGAAAAGCACTGAATATATATTGGAAAACTAATAATATACAAAATCCATTTAGGGAGGAAAAGTATAATGACATTAGCTATAAAGATTGA
- a CDS encoding DJ-1/PfpI family protein gives MKTLLFLAKGVETMELSVFVDVLGWARNDYGYNTEVVTCGFNKEVVSTFNIPIRVDKVIDEINVDDYDALAIPGGFEEFGFYEEAYDEKFLKLIRQFDSKSKIIASICVGALPVGKSGVLKNRKATTYHLKDGCRQKQLNTFGVNVINEPIVVDRNIITSYCPETAPEVAFKLLEMLTSKEKMEAVKVAMGFKL, from the coding sequence ATGAAGACTTTATTATTTTTAGCTAAAGGTGTTGAAACTATGGAGCTTAGTGTGTTTGTAGATGTATTAGGATGGGCTAGAAATGACTATGGATATAATACGGAAGTTGTGACCTGTGGATTTAATAAAGAGGTCGTTAGTACATTTAACATACCTATTAGAGTAGATAAAGTAATAGATGAAATTAATGTAGATGATTATGATGCTCTTGCTATACCAGGTGGCTTTGAGGAGTTTGGATTTTATGAAGAAGCCTATGATGAAAAATTCTTAAAATTAATAAGACAATTTGATTCTAAAAGTAAAATAATAGCATCTATTTGTGTAGGTGCATTGCCAGTAGGTAAAAGCGGAGTTCTAAAAAATAGAAAAGCTACAACTTACCATTTGAAAGATGGATGCAGGCAAAAGCAATTAAATACCTTTGGTGTTAATGTGATAAATGAACCTATAGTAGTTGATAGAAATATTATTACATCCTATTGTCCAGAAACAGCTCCAGAGGTTGCATTTAAGCTTTTAGAAATGTTAACTTCAAAAGAAAAAATGGAAGCAGTTAAAGTTGCTATGGGTTTTAAATTATAA
- a CDS encoding AraC family transcriptional regulator — MDWLKRMNSALDYVESNLANEIDMKVVAQKACCSSYNFQKMFSFITEISIAEYVRRRRLTLAAFEIQNSDIKIIDVALKYGYESPVSFTRAFQALHGIVPSLAREGGVVLKAYPRISFQISIKGESEMEYRIETKQAFDIFGIEIIGSLIGDESYKNPGQLWRECQKDGMYDELFENSGDLPSFISQDLCKIHGAANYRKTEENTFPYILCSFVSKNSNTEGYKIVHIPEQTYAIFPSKSFKWDEISTVRCSLEKRFYSEWLPTSNYEKVDGAEFEIYGGNTEYGYIELWYPVVKK, encoded by the coding sequence ATGGATTGGCTAAAAAGAATGAACAGTGCGCTAGATTATGTTGAGAGCAATCTAGCAAATGAAATTGATATGAAAGTGGTAGCTCAAAAAGCCTGCTGCTCATCTTACAATTTTCAAAAGATGTTTTCATTTATAACTGAAATATCTATTGCTGAATATGTAAGGCGAAGAAGGCTAACTCTAGCTGCATTTGAAATTCAAAATAGTGATATTAAGATAATAGATGTTGCACTGAAATATGGTTATGAGTCACCTGTTTCATTTACTAGAGCATTTCAAGCATTGCATGGTATAGTACCATCCTTAGCGCGCGAGGGTGGTGTTGTGCTTAAGGCCTATCCACGAATATCCTTTCAAATTTCTATAAAAGGAGAAAGTGAGATGGAATACAGAATCGAAACAAAACAAGCATTTGATATCTTTGGAATTGAGATCATTGGGTCTTTAATAGGAGATGAAAGTTATAAAAATCCTGGCCAACTTTGGCGAGAATGTCAGAAAGATGGAATGTATGATGAGCTATTTGAAAACTCAGGTGATTTACCATCCTTTATCTCACAGGATTTATGCAAGATCCATGGTGCAGCAAACTATAGAAAAACAGAAGAGAATACCTTCCCCTATATTCTTTGCTCTTTTGTAAGTAAAAATAGTAATACGGAAGGCTATAAAATTGTTCATATACCAGAACAAACCTATGCTATCTTTCCTTCAAAATCATTTAAATGGGATGAAATCAGTACAGTTCGATGTTCTTTGGAAAAAAGATTTTATAGTGAATGGCTGCCAACTTCAAACTATGAAAAGGTCGATGGTGCGGAATTTGAAATCTATGGTGGAAATACTGAATATGGATATATTGAATTGTGGTATCCAGTAGTGAAAAAATAA